From one Streptomyces sp. R41 genomic stretch:
- a CDS encoding response regulator transcription factor, which produces MRVLLVEDDEPVAESLRRGLLRYGFEVEWVTTGGAALAHEGPCDVVLLDLGLPDTDGLDVCKALRARGEIPIIVISARSDETDRVVGLEIGADDYVSKPFGVREVIARIRAVMRRVQPRTLADSGPDRYGPRLTIDRRAARVRLDGEEVALAPKEYDLLAFLTEEPGALMSREQIMEAVWDANWFGPTKTLDVHVAALRRKLAGAIAIEAVRGVGFRLEVVKTADDDPPHRLADGTS; this is translated from the coding sequence GTGCGCGTACTCCTGGTGGAAGACGACGAGCCGGTCGCCGAATCGCTCCGGCGCGGGCTGCTGCGCTACGGCTTCGAGGTCGAGTGGGTGACCACGGGCGGGGCGGCGCTGGCGCACGAGGGCCCCTGCGACGTCGTCCTGCTCGACCTCGGCCTGCCCGACACCGACGGCCTCGACGTCTGCAAGGCGCTGCGGGCGCGCGGCGAGATCCCGATCATCGTGATCAGCGCGCGCAGCGACGAGACGGACCGGGTGGTCGGCCTGGAGATCGGCGCGGACGACTATGTGTCCAAGCCCTTCGGCGTACGCGAGGTCATCGCGCGGATAAGGGCGGTGATGCGCCGCGTGCAGCCGCGCACTCTTGCGGACAGCGGCCCGGACCGCTACGGACCCCGCCTGACCATCGACCGCAGGGCCGCCCGCGTACGCCTTGACGGCGAGGAGGTGGCCCTCGCGCCCAAGGAGTACGACCTGCTCGCGTTCCTCACCGAGGAGCCGGGCGCTCTGATGTCGCGCGAGCAGATCATGGAAGCGGTCTGGGACGCCAACTGGTTCGGGCCGACCAAGACGCTGGACGTGCATGTGGCGGCGCTGCGCCGGAAGCTGGCGGGCGCGATCGCCATCGAGGCCGTCCGCGGGGTCGGCTTCCGCCTGGAGGTCGTGAAGACCGCTGACGACGACCCGCCCCACCGACTGGCTGACGGCACGTCATGA
- the recR gene encoding recombination mediator RecR, whose product MYEGVVQDLIDELGRLPGVGPKSAQRIAFHILQAEPTDVRRLAQALMEVKAKVRFCATCGNIAQEELCNICRDPRRDLSVICVVEEPKDVVAIERTREFRGKYHVLGGAISPIEGVGPDDLRIRELLARLADGTVTELILATDPNLEGEATATYLARMIKPMGLKVTRLASGLPVGGDLEYADEVTLGRAFEGRRLLDV is encoded by the coding sequence TTGTACGAAGGCGTGGTCCAGGACCTCATCGACGAACTGGGGCGGCTGCCCGGCGTCGGTCCCAAGAGCGCGCAGCGGATCGCCTTCCACATCCTGCAGGCCGAGCCGACGGACGTCCGCCGTCTCGCACAGGCCCTCATGGAGGTCAAGGCGAAGGTCCGCTTCTGCGCGACCTGCGGCAATATCGCGCAGGAGGAGCTGTGCAACATCTGCCGCGACCCGCGCCGCGACCTGTCGGTGATCTGTGTGGTGGAGGAGCCGAAGGACGTGGTGGCGATCGAGCGCACCCGCGAGTTCCGAGGCAAGTACCACGTGCTGGGCGGAGCGATCAGCCCCATCGAGGGCGTGGGTCCGGACGACCTCCGGATAAGGGAACTCCTCGCGCGCCTGGCCGACGGCACGGTCACGGAACTGATCCTCGCCACGGACCCGAACCTGGAAGGCGAGGCCACGGCCACGTACCTCGCCCGCATGATCAAGCCCATGGGCCTCAAGGTCACCCGCCTGGCCAGCGGCCTCCCTGTGGGCGGCGACCTGGAATACGCGGACGAGGTCACGCTCGGCCGCGCCTTCGAGGGGAGACGACTTCTAGATGTCTGA
- a CDS encoding NAD(P)H-binding protein, which produces MILVTGATGHVGGELVRQLAEAGQPVRAMTRRPAQARFSTGVEGRVETVYGDANDPASLDQAFAGVRGAFLMSSQAVGSAPGPTHDTALAEAAARAGVERLVKLSVLNGGAAGAAGAGRAGGDAGDGADVIARWHATAERAVTSPAKGWAWTLLRPGRFMSNALQWAPAIRGADEVPIPFADRPAASIDPADIAAVACAALTARGDEHAGAAYELSGPRSLTPTEELTILADVLSRPLRVREVPAEATRTAMTRYGFPPEVVEAIMNRTLHDDRGTEVLPTVQKLLDRPARTFAQWARAHAGAFSPSGA; this is translated from the coding sequence ATGATCCTGGTGACCGGAGCGACGGGGCATGTGGGCGGCGAGCTGGTACGACAGCTGGCCGAGGCCGGACAGCCGGTGCGCGCGATGACGCGCCGGCCCGCGCAGGCGCGGTTCTCCACCGGGGTGGAGGGGCGGGTGGAGACGGTGTACGGCGACGCGAACGACCCGGCGAGCCTGGACCAGGCGTTCGCGGGCGTGCGCGGCGCCTTCCTGATGTCGTCCCAGGCGGTGGGATCGGCCCCGGGCCCGACGCACGACACGGCCCTCGCGGAAGCGGCTGCCCGCGCGGGTGTGGAGCGGTTGGTGAAGCTGTCGGTACTGAACGGAGGGGCCGCAGGGGCTGCGGGAGCTGGAAGGGCCGGAGGGGACGCGGGGGACGGTGCGGATGTCATCGCCCGCTGGCACGCCACGGCGGAAAGGGCGGTGACCTCTCCCGCCAAGGGGTGGGCTTGGACTCTGCTGCGCCCGGGCCGTTTCATGTCGAACGCGCTCCAGTGGGCGCCGGCGATCCGCGGGGCCGACGAGGTCCCCATCCCGTTCGCCGACCGGCCGGCGGCGAGCATCGACCCGGCGGACATCGCGGCGGTGGCGTGCGCGGCGCTGACCGCGCGGGGTGATGAACACGCGGGCGCCGCCTACGAGTTGTCGGGCCCACGATCCCTGACCCCGACGGAGGAACTGACGATCCTCGCGGACGTCCTGAGCCGCCCCCTGCGCGTACGCGAAGTCCCCGCCGAAGCGACCCGCACCGCCATGACCCGCTACGGATTCCCGCCGGAGGTGGTGGAAGCGATCATGAACCGCACCCTCCACGACGACCGGGGCACCGAGGTCCTCCCCACGGTGCAGAAACTCCTGGACCGCCCGGCCCGCACATTCGCCCAGTGGGCGAGGGCGCACGCGGGGGCATTCAGCCCGTCCGGCGCTTGA
- a CDS encoding YbaB/EbfC family nucleoid-associated protein, whose translation MIPGGGQPNMQQLLQQAQKMQQDLANAQEELARTEVDGQAGGGLVKATVTGSGELRALVIDPKAVDPEDTETLADLIVAAVQAANENAQALQQQKLGPLTQGLGGGSGIPGLPF comes from the coding sequence GTGATTCCCGGTGGTGGCCAGCCCAATATGCAGCAGCTGCTCCAGCAGGCCCAGAAGATGCAACAGGACCTTGCGAACGCGCAGGAGGAGCTGGCGCGCACGGAGGTCGACGGCCAAGCGGGCGGCGGCCTGGTGAAGGCGACCGTGACGGGCTCCGGAGAGCTCCGCGCCCTGGTGATCGACCCGAAGGCGGTCGACCCCGAGGACACGGAAACCCTCGCCGATCTGATCGTCGCGGCCGTCCAGGCGGCCAACGAGAACGCGCAGGCGCTCCAGCAGCAGAAGCTCGGCCCGCTCACCCAGGGCCTCGGCGGCGGCAGCGGTATCCCCGGCCTGCCTTTCTAA
- a CDS encoding aspartate kinase, translated as MGLVVQKYGGSSVADAEGIKRVAKRIVEAKKNGHQVVVVVSAMGDTTDELIDLAEQVSPMPSGREFDMLLTAGERISMALLAMAIKNLGHSAQSFTGSQAGVITDSVHNKARIIDVTPGRIRTALDEGNIAIVAGFQGVSQDKKDITTLGRGGSDTTAVALAAALDAEVCEIYTDVDGVFTADPRVVKKAKKIDQIAFEDMLELAASGSKVLLHRCVEYARRYNIPIHVRSSFSGLQGTWVSNEPIQQGDKTVEQAIISGVAHDTSEAKVTVVGVPDKPGEAASIFRAIADAEINIDMVVQNVSAASTGLTDISFTLPKTEGRKAIDALEKAKGVIGFDSLRYDDQIGKISLVGAGMKTNPGVTAGFFEALSDAGVNIELISTSEIRISVVTRADDVPEAVRAVHTAFGLDSDSDEAVVYGGTGR; from the coding sequence GTGGGCCTTGTCGTGCAGAAGTACGGAGGCTCCTCCGTAGCCGATGCCGAGGGCATCAAGCGTGTTGCCAAGCGGATCGTGGAAGCGAAGAAGAACGGCCACCAGGTGGTCGTGGTCGTTTCCGCGATGGGCGACACGACGGACGAGCTGATCGATCTCGCCGAGCAGGTATCCCCGATGCCCAGCGGACGAGAGTTCGACATGCTGCTGACCGCCGGAGAGCGGATCTCCATGGCCCTGCTGGCCATGGCGATCAAAAACCTGGGCCACAGCGCCCAGAGCTTCACCGGCAGCCAGGCGGGTGTCATCACCGACTCGGTCCACAACAAAGCGCGGATCATCGACGTCACGCCCGGTCGTATTCGTACGGCCCTCGACGAGGGCAACATCGCCATCGTCGCCGGCTTCCAGGGCGTCTCGCAGGACAAGAAGGACATCACCACGCTGGGGCGCGGCGGGTCCGACACGACGGCTGTCGCGCTCGCGGCCGCCCTCGACGCCGAGGTCTGCGAGATCTACACCGACGTGGACGGCGTGTTCACCGCCGACCCGCGGGTGGTGAAGAAGGCGAAGAAGATCGACCAGATCGCCTTCGAGGACATGCTGGAGCTCGCCGCGTCCGGCTCCAAGGTGCTGCTTCACCGCTGTGTGGAGTACGCGCGCCGCTACAACATCCCGATCCATGTGCGCTCCTCCTTCTCCGGGCTGCAGGGCACCTGGGTCAGCAACGAGCCGATTCAGCAAGGGGACAAGACGGTGGAGCAGGCCATCATTTCCGGTGTCGCGCACGACACCTCCGAGGCCAAGGTCACGGTCGTGGGCGTGCCGGACAAGCCGGGCGAGGCCGCCTCGATCTTCCGCGCGATCGCCGACGCCGAGATCAACATCGACATGGTCGTGCAGAACGTGTCCGCCGCCTCCACCGGCCTGACGGACATCTCCTTCACCCTTCCCAAGACCGAGGGCCGCAAGGCCATCGACGCCCTGGAGAAGGCCAAGGGCGTGATCGGCTTCGACTCGCTGCGCTACGACGACCAGATCGGCAAGATCTCCCTGGTCGGCGCCGGGATGAAGACCAACCCGGGCGTCACCGCCGGCTTCTTCGAGGCCCTCTCGGACGCGGGGGTGAACATCGAGCTGATCTCCACCTCCGAGATCCGTATCTCCGTGGTCACCCGCGCCGACGACGTCCCCGAGGCCGTCCGCGCCGTGCACACCGCCTTCGGCCTCGACTCCGACAGCGACGAAGCCGTCGTCTACGGAGGCACCGGACGATGA
- a CDS encoding sensor histidine kinase — translation MIRQLIVSYVLLVAVALTAFTVPVAFTLTAQLRGDTEESVRREARTMALLLADGDAASRAALTRMSAAYAAETPGTVHVLPASEAPSGGKATAHWGGGALKVTAPARRDGRTVGAVQVTYPTSDLTARLWRIWGFRAILAVGVLAVAAGLGALVARRLTRPLRQLNDMASRFGDGDLTARSPVTGPPETQRLARTLNSGAERLDILIDSQRIFVADASHQLRTPLTALRLSLDNIADGVDDAFVQEDVEQATAEVVRMSRLVNGLLVLARAEAKVTSAEALPLGDVVAERLAVWRPAAEERGVGIALEGDVDGRLPVLASPGHLDQVLDNVLSNALEVSPDGATITVRMTAGADSVVLSVLDEGPGMSDAEKARAFDRFWRGQGLTGRSGSGLGLAIVKQLVTDDGGTVALKDAPPVPASLDRGHPLGGGLCVAISLRSAAQRSGG, via the coding sequence ATGATCCGGCAGCTGATCGTCAGTTACGTCCTTCTCGTGGCCGTCGCGCTCACGGCCTTCACCGTGCCGGTCGCGTTCACGCTGACCGCGCAGCTGCGCGGGGACACCGAGGAGTCCGTACGGCGGGAGGCGCGGACCATGGCACTGCTGCTGGCGGACGGGGACGCGGCGTCGCGGGCGGCGCTGACGCGGATGTCCGCGGCGTACGCCGCCGAGACCCCCGGCACCGTGCACGTCCTCCCGGCCTCCGAGGCGCCCTCGGGCGGGAAGGCCACGGCGCACTGGGGCGGCGGCGCGCTGAAGGTGACCGCTCCGGCGCGGCGGGACGGCCGGACGGTGGGTGCGGTGCAAGTCACGTACCCCACCTCCGACTTGACGGCCCGGCTGTGGCGGATCTGGGGTTTCCGGGCGATCCTGGCGGTCGGGGTGCTGGCGGTGGCGGCGGGTCTGGGCGCGCTGGTGGCGCGCCGGCTGACCCGCCCGCTGCGGCAGTTGAACGACATGGCGAGCCGCTTCGGCGACGGTGACCTCACGGCGCGCTCACCGGTGACGGGCCCCCCGGAGACCCAGCGGCTCGCACGGACGTTGAACTCGGGTGCGGAACGCCTGGACATCCTGATCGACTCCCAGCGCATCTTCGTGGCGGATGCCTCCCACCAACTCCGTACGCCTCTGACCGCGTTGCGCCTGTCGCTGGACAACATCGCGGACGGGGTCGACGACGCGTTCGTCCAGGAGGACGTGGAGCAGGCCACCGCCGAGGTGGTCCGGATGAGCCGCCTGGTGAACGGCCTGCTCGTGCTCGCCCGGGCCGAGGCGAAGGTGACCTCGGCGGAGGCGTTGCCGCTCGGCGACGTGGTCGCGGAGCGGCTGGCGGTGTGGCGGCCGGCCGCCGAGGAGCGCGGCGTGGGAATCGCGCTCGAAGGGGATGTCGACGGCCGGCTGCCCGTGCTGGCCAGCCCCGGCCACCTGGACCAGGTGCTGGACAACGTGCTCTCCAATGCCCTGGAGGTCTCCCCGGACGGTGCGACGATCACCGTACGGATGACGGCGGGCGCGGACTCGGTGGTCCTGTCGGTCCTCGACGAGGGCCCCGGCATGTCCGACGCCGAGAAGGCCCGCGCCTTCGACCGCTTCTGGCGCGGTCAGGGCCTGACCGGGCGCTCCGGCTCGGGCCTCGGCCTCGCGATCGTCAAGCAGCTGGTGACGGACGACGGCGGGACGGTGGCGCTGAAGGACGCTCCCCCGGTCCCGGCTTCGCTGGACCGCGGGCACCCCCTTGGCGGCGGGCTGTGCGTGGCGATCAGCCTTCGCTCGGCAGCACAGAGGAGTGGTGGTTGA
- a CDS encoding DUF3592 domain-containing protein, with amino-acid sequence MQNVDGPARRWWPAAAAVTVALIGGLLLAGQILQLQHGDAELAALRDHGRHTSAHATLATACSFGGRGTSCDTSSVWLDFTDTAGQPVTEPEEAIDGSLYVPHGPRDPEGRVATTVVYDPAHPDQAQAQGALDQGFLDLATHHWAALTLALVLLGAGISGGIATWPQRTGR; translated from the coding sequence GTGCAGAACGTGGACGGTCCGGCGCGCCGATGGTGGCCGGCGGCGGCCGCGGTGACGGTTGCGCTGATCGGGGGTCTGCTCCTGGCCGGCCAGATTCTCCAACTCCAGCACGGCGACGCGGAGTTGGCCGCACTGCGTGACCACGGGCGGCATACGTCGGCTCATGCGACCCTGGCCACCGCCTGCTCCTTCGGAGGGCGCGGGACGAGCTGCGACACGTCCTCGGTGTGGCTCGACTTCACGGACACCGCCGGTCAGCCCGTCACCGAACCCGAAGAGGCGATCGACGGCTCCCTCTACGTCCCGCACGGTCCCCGGGACCCCGAGGGCCGGGTGGCGACGACGGTCGTCTACGACCCCGCACATCCGGACCAGGCCCAGGCCCAGGGCGCCCTGGACCAAGGGTTCCTCGACCTGGCGACCCACCACTGGGCCGCACTGACCCTCGCGCTCGTCCTGCTCGGCGCGGGCATCAGCGGTGGCATCGCCACTTGGCCGCAGCGTACGGGGAGATGA
- a CDS encoding SigE family RNA polymerase sigma factor, protein MPVIAPMPAARPARIPNQRDGAEDSLAAGTTVDHLTETYRAHYRSLLGLAALLLDDTASCEDVVQEAFIRVHSARKRVRDPEKTLAYLRQTVVNLSRSALRRRILGLKLLSKPMPDMASAEEGAYDQLERDALIKAMKGLQRRQREVLVLRYFADMTEAQVAETLGISLGSVKAYGSRGIAALRIAMEAPA, encoded by the coding sequence ATGCCGGTGATCGCGCCCATGCCCGCAGCGCGGCCCGCCCGCATACCGAACCAGCGCGACGGCGCTGAGGACAGCCTGGCGGCGGGTACCACCGTCGACCATCTCACCGAGACCTACCGCGCCCACTACCGGTCGCTCCTGGGCCTCGCGGCACTCCTGCTCGACGACACCGCCTCCTGCGAGGACGTCGTCCAGGAGGCCTTCATCCGGGTGCACTCGGCGCGCAAACGCGTCCGCGACCCCGAGAAGACGCTCGCGTATCTGCGCCAGACCGTCGTGAACCTCTCGCGCTCCGCCCTGCGCCGGCGCATCCTCGGCCTCAAGCTCCTCTCGAAGCCGATGCCCGACATGGCGAGCGCCGAGGAAGGTGCGTACGACCAGCTGGAGCGGGACGCGCTGATCAAGGCCATGAAGGGACTCCAGCGCCGCCAGCGCGAGGTCCTGGTCCTGCGCTACTTCGCGGACATGACCGAGGCCCAGGTCGCCGAGACGCTCGGGATATCGCTGGGCTCGGTGAAGGCGTACGGCTCGCGCGGCATCGCGGCGCTCCGTATCGCCATGGAGGCCCCGGCATGA
- a CDS encoding DUF5063 domain-containing protein, which yields MSDATLHATSQDPDDFVVQIADQVESFLVAVTEVAKGDEPDSAVPFLLLEVSQLLLAGGRLGAHEDIVPDERYEPDLGPEPDVDELRERLAVMLEPIDVYSEVFDPYEPRKAPVPARISDDLADVITDLRHGMAHYRAGRTTEALWWWQFSYFSNWGSTASAALRALQSVVAHVRLNQPLEELDGLDTDQDLGEDALAEEAGKVMAEEIAGPLGLRTVK from the coding sequence ATGTCTGACGCCACGCTGCACGCGACCAGCCAGGACCCCGACGACTTCGTGGTCCAGATCGCGGACCAGGTAGAGAGCTTCCTGGTCGCCGTCACCGAGGTGGCCAAGGGCGACGAGCCGGACTCGGCCGTGCCCTTCCTCCTCCTGGAGGTCTCCCAACTCCTCCTGGCCGGCGGCCGTCTCGGCGCGCACGAGGACATCGTCCCCGACGAGCGCTACGAGCCCGACCTGGGCCCCGAGCCGGACGTCGACGAACTCCGCGAGCGCCTGGCGGTGATGCTGGAACCGATCGACGTGTACTCGGAGGTCTTCGACCCCTACGAGCCGCGCAAGGCCCCGGTGCCCGCCCGTATCTCCGACGACCTGGCCGACGTCATCACCGACCTCCGCCACGGCATGGCCCACTACCGCGCGGGCCGCACCACGGAAGCCCTGTGGTGGTGGCAGTTCTCCTACTTCTCCAACTGGGGCTCCACCGCCTCCGCGGCCCTGCGCGCCCTGCAGTCCGTGGTGGCTCACGTGCGGCTGAACCAGCCCCTGGAGGAGCTCGACGGTCTCGACACCGACCAGGACCTCGGCGAGGACGCCCTCGCGGAGGAGGCGGGCAAGGTCATGGCGGAGGAGATCGCGGGGCCGCTGGGCTTGCGCACGGTCAAGTAA
- a CDS encoding aspartate-semialdehyde dehydrogenase codes for MARPAGPTLAVVGATGAVGTVMLQILSQHADIWGEIRLIASPRSAGRKLTLRGEEVEVVALSEEAFDGVDVAMFDVPDEVAAQWAPIVAAKGAVVVDNSGAFRMDPDVPLVVPEVNPHAARVRPRGIISNPNCTTLSMIVALGALHAEFGLRELVVSSYQAVSGAGRAGVDTLRRQMSLVAGTELGTNPGDVRRAVGDHTGPFPEPVALNVVPWAGSLAEDGWSSEEMKVRNESRKILGLPGLKVAVTCVRVPVVTTHSLTVHARFQGEVTVAKAREILATAPGVVLFDNPAAGEFPTPADVVGTDPTWVGRVRRALDDSTALELFVCGDNLRKGAALNTAQIAELVAAEIIGA; via the coding sequence ATGGCCAGGCCCGCGGGACCGACGCTCGCGGTCGTGGGAGCGACCGGAGCCGTCGGCACGGTCATGCTCCAGATCCTGTCCCAGCATGCGGACATCTGGGGCGAGATCCGTCTGATCGCCTCGCCGCGCTCCGCCGGTCGCAAGCTGACCCTGCGCGGCGAGGAGGTCGAGGTCGTGGCCCTGTCGGAGGAGGCCTTCGACGGGGTCGACGTCGCGATGTTCGACGTACCGGACGAGGTGGCCGCTCAATGGGCGCCCATCGTCGCCGCCAAGGGCGCGGTCGTCGTCGACAACTCGGGCGCCTTCCGGATGGACCCGGACGTGCCCCTCGTCGTCCCCGAGGTCAATCCGCACGCGGCGCGCGTGCGCCCGCGCGGGATCATCTCCAACCCGAACTGCACGACCCTCTCCATGATCGTCGCCCTGGGCGCGCTGCACGCCGAGTTCGGGCTGCGCGAGCTGGTCGTCTCCAGCTACCAGGCGGTCAGCGGCGCGGGCCGCGCGGGCGTCGACACCCTGCGCCGGCAGATGTCGCTCGTCGCCGGTACGGAACTGGGGACGAACCCCGGAGACGTACGGCGCGCCGTGGGCGACCACACGGGGCCGTTCCCGGAGCCGGTGGCGCTGAACGTGGTGCCGTGGGCCGGATCCCTCGCCGAGGACGGCTGGTCCTCGGAGGAGATGAAGGTACGGAACGAGTCACGCAAGATCCTCGGGCTCCCGGGGCTGAAGGTCGCCGTGACGTGTGTACGCGTCCCCGTCGTCACCACGCACTCCCTGACCGTGCACGCCCGCTTCCAGGGCGAGGTCACGGTCGCGAAGGCGCGGGAGATCCTCGCCACCGCCCCCGGGGTCGTGCTGTTCGACAACCCCGCCGCCGGTGAGTTCCCCACGCCCGCCGATGTGGTGGGCACCGACCCGACCTGGGTGGGCCGGGTGCGCCGGGCGCTCGACGATTCGACGGCTCTCGAACTGTTTGTGTGCGGGGACAACCTGCGCAAGGGTGCTGCATTGAACACCGCTCAGATCGCGGAGTTGGTGGCGGCGGAGATCATCGGAGCGTAG
- a CDS encoding sulfite exporter TauE/SafE family protein has product MTGELLLGVIVLVGSCVQWLTGMGFALVAVPALVLLLGPAEGVVLANCAAGAISVVGLAGGWRRVRPRAMVPLCVAAACTVPAGAWLARRLPEPVLLVFMGALVTVAVALVMRGARVPALRGTKGAVAAGAAGGFMNSAAGVGGPPVSLYAVNAGWTVREFVPNAQFYGVVVNAFSVAANGVPHLDGPVWALAVAGMAAGALVGRALAQRVPEKGARLLVLLLALTGGVTTLGKGLWGL; this is encoded by the coding sequence ATGACAGGTGAGTTGCTGCTGGGTGTCATCGTGCTGGTGGGGTCCTGCGTGCAGTGGCTCACCGGAATGGGCTTCGCGCTCGTCGCGGTGCCCGCGCTCGTGCTGTTGCTCGGCCCGGCCGAAGGGGTCGTCCTCGCCAACTGCGCCGCCGGAGCGATCAGTGTCGTGGGGCTCGCGGGCGGGTGGCGGAGGGTACGGCCGCGCGCGATGGTGCCGCTGTGCGTGGCGGCGGCGTGCACGGTTCCGGCGGGTGCCTGGCTGGCCCGGCGATTGCCGGAGCCCGTGCTGCTGGTGTTCATGGGCGCGCTCGTGACCGTCGCCGTGGCGCTGGTCATGCGGGGCGCGCGGGTGCCCGCCCTGCGCGGGACCAAGGGCGCGGTGGCCGCGGGGGCGGCGGGCGGGTTCATGAACTCCGCGGCGGGGGTCGGCGGCCCGCCGGTTTCCCTGTACGCCGTCAACGCCGGTTGGACCGTACGGGAGTTCGTGCCGAACGCACAGTTCTACGGGGTGGTGGTGAACGCGTTCTCGGTGGCCGCGAACGGGGTGCCCCACCTCGACGGGCCGGTCTGGGCACTGGCGGTGGCGGGGATGGCGGCGGGAGCCCTGGTCGGCAGGGCGCTCGCACAGCGCGTACCCGAGAAGGGGGCCCGCCTGCTGGTGCTGCTGCTGGCGCTGACCGGCGGGGTCACGACGCTGGGGAAAGGGCTGTGGGGGTTGTGA
- a CDS encoding SLATT domain-containing protein yields MSQPEMQPEGPPQDGRSDGAAELRPGDLTGRPFPLGDWGEPAERLHELYRWVERGALDTASWYLADRVWKRWGARVLRCGAAAGAVAGAALPLLDLTGVVGGVAPWGYLALLLGVACVAGDRFFGVTSGWIRDVATAQAVQRRLQVLQFDWASECVREVLGPTDGTASEAAERCLGVLRRFSEDVTELVRAETADWMVEFRTGSAPLGIQSSLAGSPRPEGTPTGRLPLPPGNRPNMPRQRPPEPR; encoded by the coding sequence GTGAGTCAGCCGGAGATGCAGCCCGAGGGGCCGCCCCAGGACGGGCGGAGCGACGGTGCGGCGGAGCTGCGGCCGGGCGACCTGACGGGCCGGCCGTTTCCGCTCGGGGACTGGGGGGAGCCCGCCGAGCGGCTCCACGAGCTGTACCGGTGGGTGGAGCGGGGGGCGCTCGACACGGCTTCCTGGTATCTCGCGGACCGGGTGTGGAAGCGGTGGGGGGCGCGGGTGCTGCGGTGCGGGGCCGCGGCCGGGGCCGTGGCCGGGGCGGCGCTGCCGCTGCTCGACCTCACCGGGGTGGTGGGCGGGGTCGCCCCCTGGGGGTATCTGGCGTTGCTGCTCGGGGTCGCGTGCGTCGCCGGGGACCGGTTCTTCGGGGTGACCTCGGGGTGGATAAGGGACGTGGCCACGGCACAGGCCGTGCAGCGGCGGCTGCAGGTGCTGCAGTTCGACTGGGCGTCCGAGTGTGTGCGGGAGGTGCTGGGGCCGACGGACGGGACGGCCAGTGAGGCCGCGGAACGGTGTCTGGGGGTGTTGCGACGGTTCTCCGAGGATGTGACGGAGTTGGTGCGCGCCGAGACCGCGGACTGGATGGTGGAGTTCCGGACGGGGTCGGCGCCGCTGGGTATTCAGTCCTCCCTGGCCGGTTCACCCCGCCCTGAGGGCACCCCGACCGGGCGGCTGCCGTTGCCTCCGGGGAACCGGCCGAACATGCCTCGGCAGCGGCCGCCGGAGCCTCGGTAG
- a CDS encoding SgcJ/EcaC family oxidoreductase, translated as MQRQPRSRTRAAILTASALAVATTVGVGITSASAEPKSTKPTKAQIAALFDGWNDALATGDAEKVADRYASDAVLLPTASPKIRTTHGEIVDYFEHFLLNKPRGKKIRTVVNVLDKNSAIDAGLYAFTLTDPKTGEKRQVEARYSYEYEKRDGEWLIVNHHSSVLPSEG; from the coding sequence ATGCAGCGTCAGCCCCGCAGCCGCACCCGAGCCGCGATACTCACCGCCTCCGCCCTCGCCGTCGCGACCACCGTGGGCGTCGGAATCACCTCGGCCAGTGCGGAGCCCAAGTCCACCAAGCCCACCAAGGCGCAGATCGCCGCTCTCTTCGACGGCTGGAACGACGCCCTTGCCACCGGCGACGCCGAGAAGGTCGCGGACCGGTACGCGAGCGACGCCGTTCTCCTGCCCACCGCCTCGCCCAAGATCCGCACCACGCACGGCGAGATCGTCGACTACTTCGAGCACTTCCTGCTGAACAAGCCGCGGGGCAAGAAGATCAGGACCGTCGTCAACGTCCTCGACAAGAACTCCGCGATCGACGCCGGTCTGTACGCATTCACGCTGACCGACCCGAAGACGGGGGAGAAGCGTCAGGTCGAGGCCCGTTACTCGTACGAGTACGAGAAGCGCGACGGCGAGTGGCTGATCGTCAACCACCACTCCTCTGTGCTGCCGAGCGAAGGCTGA